In the Longimicrobiales bacterium genome, AGCCTGTCCCTGGAGCGGCCGATCGTCGCGGGTATCCTGAACGTGACACCGGACTCGTTCTGGGACGGCGGGCGTTTCACGGACGTCGAGCCCGCCCTCCGTCAGGTCGCCGCCATGGTGGCTGACGGCGCGGACATGGTGGACATCGGCGGCGAGTCCACGCGGCCGGGCGCGATGGCGGTCGATGCGGCCCGGGAGATCGCGCGCGTCATTCCCGTCGTCGAGGCCGTTCAGCGCGAATGGCCGCAGCTCCCGATCTCCGTTGACACCGTGAAGGCGGCGGTGGCACGTGCGGCCATCGAGGCAGGCGCCTCCATCATCAATGATGTGTCCGGTCTGCGACTGGATGGCGCGCTCGCCGGCGAGATCGCGCGTGCCCGTGCGGGCGTCATCCTCATGCACTCCCGCGGCGGCGTCGATCGCATGGCGCGCTATGATCTGGCGGAGTACGGCAGCGATCCCGCAGGCGAGGTGGTGGGCGAGC is a window encoding:
- the folP gene encoding dihydropteroate synthase: MPAAPAAVPVAWRTARGSLSLERPIVAGILNVTPDSFWDGGRFTDVEPALRQVAAMVADGADMVDIGGESTRPGAMAVDAAREIARVIPVVEAVQREWPQLPISVDTVKAAVARAAIEAGASIINDVSGLRLDGALAGEIARARAGVILMHSRGGVDRMARYDLAEYGSDPAGEVVGELAAAVERARAGGIADGAIVIDPGLGFAKRTEHSLALLARLDRLADLGFPVLIGPSRKRFIGDAGGAALPVEDRLEGTIAACVIALLRGATIFRVHDVAPVRRALDFAHAVRHSGDAHR